TCCACAATCTAGTACATCGGGATTAGGAGACATACCGTTTGTTAATAATAAAGAATTAGTACGAGATGTACCAGTAACTCCTATTTACGATCAGCGCAATCTAATTGTAACTGGAATTCCAAAGAATGTTTCAGTGCAATTAGATGGACCTAATAGCATTGTAAAAACGGCTGAAATGAAGAAGGATTTTGAAGTATATTTGGACCTAACTTCTTATGCTTTAGGTACATATGAAGTTCCTTTAAAAATTAGAAATATTTCAGATAAAATAAAAGCGACTATTAAACCAAGAACTGTTAGAGTAACAATTAATGAAAAAATTGAAAAAGCAGTTTCAGTTAAAGTTGTTTATTTAAATGAAAAAAAGATTAAACATGGCTATAAGGCAGAAAATGCGATTGTTAAACCAGGTTTAGTTTCAATTGTAGGATCAAGAGATGAAGTATCACAAGTGGCATATGCAAGTGTTGGTGTGGATGTTACTGATGCGAATCAAACATTTAGTCAGGTGTTACCTGTTAGATTATACAATAAAAAAGGTATTCAACTTCCGTTCACTACAAGTCCAAGAAAAGTTGAAGTAACTGTTCCTATTGTTTCTGAAAGTGCTAGCTTCCCGATTAAGTTAGTGCAAACAGGAACACTTAAAGAAGGTTTAAAACTAAGTAGTCTTGCTAGTAAAGTTGATGCAGTAAGAATTTATGCGTCTAAAGATTGGTTGGACAAGTTTAACGGACCTATAGAAGTGCCAGTTGACATCTCTTCATTTGATCAAAGTGGTACATATGAAGTTAATGTACCTACTCCAAATGGAGCATTTAGAGTTGACTCAAGTACGATTAATGTAGACGTTAATTTTGATCAAGAAACGGAAAAGAAATTTAGTAATATCCCTATTAATTTAGTGGGTGAAAATAATCAATTTGAATATAAGTTTACTAAGCCTCCATTAGGAAAAGTAGTAGTTACTGCCAAGGGATTTAAGGAAGACTTGGATGCGATTAATCCAAGCGATTTAAATATTACAGCAAAAGTTAATGGGTTAGATCCAGGAACTAGAGATGTAGCGCTTACTATTACCGGCCCAAAAGGAGTTATATATAGTTTAGAGTTTGATAAAATAACGATTGAAATTACTGATAAAAAATCTGCTCAAACTGATGAAAATGAGAATTCAGGCGATGTAGGACAGTCATCGAATTAGAAGGAGAGTTAAAATGGGTAAATATTTTGGTACTGATGGTGTACGAGGAGTTGCAAATAAAGAGTTAACTCCTGAATTAGCATATAAAATTGGACGATGTGGCGGTTATGTATTAACTAAAAACAATGTCAAACCTAAAATTATTGTTGGGCGTGATACACGTGTATCAGGACATATGCTTGAAGGAGCACTAGTTGCAGGTTTATTATCAATTGGTGCTGAAGTTATGAGATTAGGTGTTATTTCTACTCCAGGTGTTGCCTATTTAACAAAAGCTCTTGGCGCACAA
This genomic interval from Gottfriedia acidiceleris contains the following:
- a CDS encoding CdaR family protein; amino-acid sequence: MDNFMDNRWILRGIALLVTLLLFMSVNLVPQSSTSGLGDIPFVNNKELVRDVPVTPIYDQRNLIVTGIPKNVSVQLDGPNSIVKTAEMKKDFEVYLDLTSYALGTYEVPLKIRNISDKIKATIKPRTVRVTINEKIEKAVSVKVVYLNEKKIKHGYKAENAIVKPGLVSIVGSRDEVSQVAYASVGVDVTDANQTFSQVLPVRLYNKKGIQLPFTTSPRKVEVTVPIVSESASFPIKLVQTGTLKEGLKLSSLASKVDAVRIYASKDWLDKFNGPIEVPVDISSFDQSGTYEVNVPTPNGAFRVDSSTINVDVNFDQETEKKFSNIPINLVGENNQFEYKFTKPPLGKVVVTAKGFKEDLDAINPSDLNITAKVNGLDPGTRDVALTITGPKGVIYSLEFDKITIEITDKKSAQTDENENSGDVGQSSN